Proteins from a single region of Lasioglossum baleicum chromosome 1, iyLasBale1, whole genome shotgun sequence:
- the LOC143207259 gene encoding uncharacterized protein LOC143207259, whose protein sequence is MDLNVTESFETALERQLQACVSLKKALINTKKKGEANYTLRYLEDRFKLFEDTWYEIKQLNAFLQAARKADRKKEAVPYFTSNQMDRMDDIHEEGWDYFKEHIGRLTIPMTPPAASSSVLDPSPPVSGTVPVKLPKVELPTFDGDLAKWKSFESRFSSAILKNSRLTDVSRLEYLLSALKGEALAAVENLDVIDANFEIAWNRLRETYDNERIVVQALLHKLCAVKSIKHDQLDSLKQFTVHYRNTLEALRKLGHPSDQDFLVYMITSTFDSELNQKWSDHIGDTRTYPSYETLEKFMLKKAAALEAKQQSKPKPAALVQQSSLTRPRSTAHVIEESGRSPAPCLMCSELHSIRECKAFRRLSPLLRFDFLKDQRVCINCLSSDHTVSICASPNVCRECHAKHHTLLHRTENQGQSKAPSRPNRNPPSRANTVKQPTNGPSRSLLTTAATTSEVRPSSYQDTCDNVATHFAEAAPNVGKVVLLATALVTVFSPDGRSRLARALIDQGSQSSFISTNLVQSLRLKQVRSPISVTGLGGEHASTIDYSTFIRIGGAAHSKPVASTRAFLVRNISQYVPPPINVGNYRAFANLKLADPNPASNQRIELLLGAELFSQILRPGIRRSPKSGPVAQNTELGWILSGSTSGTSVSHPTVTLHHGVTEDPLEKALSRFWETEAVPASRPLTTEENLCEQHFAQSYTRDETGRFIVRLPFNRPEPDDLLGDSFRGAAASLRRLTSKLQRDKKIQDEYTTFVREYESLGHMTRFSPIVVTRTFIPHRAVVREESLTTKLRVVFNASSKTTSGYSLNDLLHVGPKLQLEISKILLDWRLHQYVLVADIEKMFRQIIVHPDDRKYQCILWENESSAEIEAYELNTVTYGTACAPYLSMRVIREINHLEGANFPLASPILKTSIYVDDVFMGAVDKRLLEQTRQQVCQLLARGGFHLRKWAGNDSQVLRNIPETKHSHAVDLRIFHESELKVLGVNWIPSDDAFYFNLQQFAIREGKMTKRELLSEISKLFDPLGWLSPIIIRAKILMQQQWLEKIHWEDHVSDKTQDSWNAFCSDWRALNSLRVPRWIKYGPDSTQVQLHGFSDASSAAFSCAIYARVSSLSGDTFTTLLAAKSRVAPIKTLSIPILELNGAVMLAEMMEYVTKSISVSADRIICWTDSTIVLAWLRKHPATWKTTVANRTSKIHSTLPSAIWKHVPTQFNPADLNSRGAKAEDLLSSPLWIEGPPWMREREERWPLQQVYETQEGQNKSAVHLTTSGEPWVALDQVSSWSRLIRVFGYVRRFVNRTRSRSHAPRVYLTASELHEAERSIVRHVQAHAFRSEISRLKESKPLDKRSLLTPLNPFIDQFGILRVGGRLQNSFLPWETKHPSILPKHRISELILRDAHLLSLHGGTQLTVYTARQKYWILGIRDAARRIIHQCVKCARWRAEMSTQIMQNLVPSRCRPCTPFLNIGIDYAGPYLVRDAAGRGKKSHKAYIAVFVCLATRAIHLELVHDGSTAAFLAALDRFISRRGIPKTITSDNGTNFIGAARELAQDFSTITESSELQKHCGDLRIQWSFYPPGAPHHGGMQEAAVRSVKHHLRRIMGCFTPTAEEFTTLLCKVEATLNSRPITRVRDDPECLEILTPGHFLTGGPLNSRPIPSVAEESISHLSRWQQIQNFHERLWKIWSREYLQELQSRYKWRDQKDQLSIDDVVLVENPILPPNRWEMGRTPYVSRCAIYVWMRPHAMNRAHTSTVCRSTFTEVWILENIIKN, encoded by the exons ATGGATTTGAATGTAACGGAATCTTTCGAAACCGCGTTGGAAAGGCAGTTGCAAGCCTGCGTCTCTCTCAAGAAGGCGTTAATTAATACAAAGAAGAAAGGAGAGGCCAACTACACCCTCCGGTATCTAGAAGACaggttcaaactgttcgaggatACCTGGTACGAGATCAAGCAGCTGAATGCGTTTCTGCAAGCTGCCAGGAAGGCCGACAGGAAGAAGGAGGCCGTTCCGTACTTCACATCTAACCAGATGGACCGCATGGATGACATACACGAGGAAGGATGGGACTATTTCAAGGAGCACATCGGACGCTTGACCATCCCGATGACGCCTCCCGCGGCAAGTTCCTCCGTTTTGGATCCCTCACCCCCGGTAAGTGGAACGGTTCCAGTTAAACTTCCGAAGGTGGAGCTTCCCACGTTCGACGGGGATCTAGCGAAATGGAAATCGTTTGAATCCAGATTTAGTTCCGCGATTCTGAAAAACAGTAGACTAACCGACGTGTCGCGTCTTGAGTATCTGCTTAGCGCGTTAAAGGGTGAAGCTCTCGCCGCCGTCGAGAATCTTGATGTAATCGACGCGAATTTCGAAATTGCGTGGAATCGCCTTCGCGAAACGTACGATAATGAACGGATAGTTGTTCAAGCTTTATTGCATAAATTGTGTGCAGTAAAGTCGATTAAGCACGATCAGCTCGATTCCTTAAAGCAGTTTACCGTTCACTATCGTAATACGTTAGAAGCTCTACGAAAACTCGGGCATCCCTCCGACCAAGATTTTCTCGTCTACATGATAACGAGTACCTTCGATAGCgagttaaatcaaaagtggAGCGACCACATCGGCGACACTAGAACTTATCCGAGCTACGAAACCTTGGAAAAATTCATGCTGAAGAAAGCCGCGGCGTTGGAAGCGAAACAACAGTCAAAGCCGAAACCCGCGGCGCTCGTGCAGCAATCGAGTCTGACGCGCCCGAGATCCACCGCCCACGTAATAGAAGAGTCGGGTCGCTCGCCCGCGCCGTGTTTAATGTGTTCCGAATTGCATTCCATCCGAGAATGCAAAGCGTTTCGAAGACTGTCCCCGCTCCTACGCTTCGACTTTCTGAAGGATCAGCGCGTATGTATTAACTGCCTCAGCTCAGACCATACCGTGTCGATCTGTGCGAGTCCGAACGTCTGCAGAGAATGTCACGCGAAGCATCACACGCTACTCCACCGAACGGAGAATCAGGGACAAAGCAAAGCACCGTCGCGACCGAACAGGAATCCACCATCGCGCGCGAACACTGTTAAACAACCAACTAATGGCCCTTCGCGATCATTGCTGACGACAGCGGCGACTACTAGCGAAGTGCGCCCGTCAAGCTATCAGGATACCTGCGATAACGTTGCCACACATTTCGCCGAAGCTGCTCCGAATGTCGGGAAGGTTGTCCTACTAGCCACAGCTCTAGTAACCGTTTTCTCACCGGACGGCCGGTCGCGATTAGCGCGCGCGTTAATTGATCAAGGCTCCCAGTCGTCGTTCATTTCGACTAATTTAGTCCAGAGCTTGCGCTTGAAACAGGTTCGTTCGCCCATAAGCGTAACTGGGCTCGGCGGGGAGCATGCGAGCACCATAGACTACAGCACGTTCATTCGGATAGGAGGGGCCGCTCACTCGAAACCGGTCGCCTCTACACGTGCGTTTCTAGTACGGAACATTTCGCAATACGTTCCACCCCCGATTAATGTAGGGAATTACCGGGCGTTCGCGAACCTCAAGCTAGCCGATCCCAACCCCGCATCGAATCAAAGAATCGAATTGTTGCTGGGAGCCGAACTCTTCAGCCAGATACTTCGACCTGGCATCCGTCGGTCGCCCAAAAGCGGTCCGGTTGCCCAGAATACAGAGCTTGGATGGATCTTGTCTGGCAGTACATCAGGGACGAGCGTCTCGCACCCCACGGTGACTCTGCATCACGGGGTTACAGAGGATCCGCTCGAAAAGGCTTTGTCGCGGTTTTGGGAAACGGAAGCTGTACCCGCGTCGCGCCCCCTTACTACGGAGGAAAACCTATGCGAACAGCACTTTGCCCAATCCTATACGCGGGACGAGACAGGTCGGTTCATAGTACGGTTACCGTTCAACAGACCGGAACCGGACGATCTCCTCGGAGATTCGTTCCGTGGAGCCGCTGCGTCCCTCCGCCGATTAACGTCGAAACTACAACGCGACAAGAAGATCCAAGACGAATACACGACCTTCGTACGGGAATACGAATCGCTCGGCCACATGACGCGATTTTCACCGATTGTCGTCACAAGGACGTTCATCCCACATCGCGCGGTCGTTCGGGAAGAGAGTTTGACTACGAAGCTGCGCGTCGTCTTCAATGCGTCGAGTAAAACAACTAGCGGTTACTCCCTTAATGACCTACTTCACGTAGGGCCAAAACTACAATTGGAGATCTCGAAGATCCTGCTAGACTGGCGCCTCCACCAATATGTACTGGTCGCGGACATCGAGAAGATGTTCCGCCAAATTATTGTACATCCAGATGATAGAAAATACCAGTGCATATTATGGGAAAATGAATCGTCTGCCGAAATCGAAGCGTATGAGTTGAATACGGTAACCTACGGCACCGCCTGCGCCCCGTATCTCTCGATGCGCGTTATTAGGGAGATTAATCACCTCGAAGGAGCGAACTTCCCTCTCGCGTCTCCGATACTCAAAACCAGCATCTACGTGGACGATGTTTTCATGGGGGCAGTGGACAAGCGGCTGCTTGAACAAACGCGGCAGCAAGTATGTCAGTTACTTGCACGAGGTGGCTTCCATCTTCGAAAATGGGCCGGGAACGACTCGCAAGTCCTTAGGAACATCCCGGAGACTAAACATTCACACGCGGTCGACCTACGGATATTCCACGAGTCGGAGCTCAAGGTTCTAGGAGTCAACTGGATTCCATCGGACGACGCCTTTTACTTCAACCTGCAGCAGTTCGCCATACGCGAAGGAAAGATGACCAAGCGCGAACTCCTGTCGGAGATATCAAAGTTGTTCGACCCTCTAGGTTGGTTATCACCGATAATCATACGCGCGAAAATTCTAATGCAGCAGCAATGGCTCGAGAAGATTCATTGGGAGGACCACGTATCCGACAAGACGCAGGATAGCTGGAACGCATTCTGCTCAGATTGGCGTGCATTAAACTCCTTGCGAGTTCCTCGCTGGATAAAGTACGGTCCCGATTCGACGCAAGTGCAGTTGCACGGATTTAGTGACGCCTCCAGCGCAGCATTTTCCTGTGCTATCTACGCTCGAGTGTCGTCCCTCAGTGGCGATACATTCACCACGTTACTCGCCGCGAAGTCGCGAGTAGCGCCGATTAAAACCCTTTCAATTCCAATCCTCGAATTGAACGGAGCGGTAATGCTGGCGGAGATGATGGAGTACGTCACCAAGTCCATCTCTGTCTCAGCAGACCGCATTATATGTTGGACCGACTCTACGATAGTCCTCGCCTGGCTGAGGAAACATCCCGCAACGTGGAAGACCACGGTGGCCAATCGTACGTCAAAAATTCACTCGACGCTCCCATCGGCTATCTGGAAGCACGTGCCGACGCAGTTTAATCCTGCTGATTTGAATTCGCGCGGTGCAAAGGCAGAGGATTTATTATCGTCGCCGTTATGGATCGAGGGACCACCATGGATGCGGGAGAGAGAGGAACGGTGGCCGCTCCAGCAAGTGTACGAGACGCAAGAAGGGCAAAACAAATCAGCTGTTCACCTGACAACAAGCGGCGAGCCATGGGTCGCTCTAGATCAAGTTTCCAGCTGGTCTCGTCTCATCCGCGTATTCGGCTATGTCAGACGATTTGTAAATAGAACGCGTTCGAGAAGCCACGCGCCCCGCGTTTACCTCACCGCGTCCGAATTACACGAGGCGGAGCGAAGCATCGTACGCCACGTACAAGCCCATGCGTTCCGATCGGAAATCAGCAGGCTCAAAGAGTCAAAACCGTTGGATAAGCGATCATTGCTTACCCCTTTGAACCCCTTCATTGATCAGTTCGGCATCTTGCGTGTAGGAGGAAGGCTGCAAAATTCTTTCCTACCTTGGGAAACTAAACATCCCAGCATTTTACCGAAACATAGAATCTCGGAGCTAATCTTACGCGACGCACATCTGCTTTCTTTACACGGCGGAACGCAATTGACCGTGTACACTGCTCGACAAAAGTACTGGATATTGGGCATCCGCGATGCAGCGCGAAGAATCATCCACCAATGCGTGAAATGTGCACGATGGCGGGCGGAAATGTCCACGCAAATTATGCAAAACCTCGTGCCTTCCCGCTGTCGACCATGCACCCCGTTTCTCAACATCGGGATAGATTACGCGGGACCGTATTTAGTACGCGATGCTGCGGGTCGCGGAAAGAAATCGCACAAGGCTTATATCGCCGTATTTGTTTGCTTGGCAACTCGAGCAATACATTTAGAGTTGGTCCACGACGGCTCTACGGCAGCATTCCTCGCTGCCCTCGATCGATTCATTTCTCGTCGCGGGATACCGAAAACCATAACAAGCGACAACGGAACAAACTTCATCGGAGCGGCACGGGAGCTCGCGCAAGATTTTTCCACGATCACCGAATCGTCAGAATTACAGAAGCACTGCGGTGATCTGCGCATTCAATGGTCCTTCTACCCCCCTGGAGCACCGCATCACGGAGGCATGCAGGAGGCGGCCGTCCGCTCTGTAAAACACCATCTTCGGCGTATCATGGGATGCTTCACGCCAACCGCCGAAGAGTTTACAACGTTGCTCTGCAAGGTCGAGGCCACGCTGAACTCCCGACCGATCACCCGGGTGCGAGACGATCCAGAATGTTTGGAAATATTAACTCCAGGGCATTTTCTAACGGGCGGCCCATTGAATTCGCGACCAATTCCATCGGTAGCCGAAGAGTCAATCTCGCATCTGTCGAGATGGCAGCAGATTCAAAACTTCCACGAACGCCTGTGGAAGATATGGTCACGCGAGTACCTTCAAGAGCTACAGTCACGATACAAATGGCGAGACCAAAAGGACCAGTTGTCCATCGACGACGTCGTGCTCGTCGAAAACCCTATTTTACCCCCCAACCGGTGGGAAATGGGCAGG ACGCCATATGTGTCGAGATGCGCCATCTATGTTTGGATGCGTCCGCACGCCATGAACAGAGCGCACACTTCAACAGTATGTAGATCAACGTTCACGGAAGTATGGATACTAGAGAATATAATTAAAAACTGA